A region of the Cydia fagiglandana chromosome 20, ilCydFagi1.1, whole genome shotgun sequence genome:
gttcgataacttttattatgcaatgactttacattcagcccaggagaaggtcaaactaaggtcataaggatatttgttgaaatatcttcaatcctcaattattatatcgcagcaaatgtcggaaactgtttaaaaaccttatatctcgaaatggttttcgaaatagaacatttgaaaaaaaatgaacaatcctaattggaATATATTGAATATCCACAATagaattgattttattttgttctCAAATTCAAACATAACGAAACAAATGCAACTCTTTGCCAATTAATAATGAaggtaaattaattaaaatttgagTTAATGATCCTTGCATATATGAATCAAGTTAAAGACctactgttttaataatagcctTTCCTTAGGCCATTTTTCTGGcacaatttaaataataataatgtttgtcACTTAAATGTTTAAACCAGATAAATCAATCaaatcataaatctagccctaaatttGCCTCAGGCATTGTTCCTAGgacgctggccgcgttccccctctgcacagcgaggctgagtttttgtgcaataaaaggGGCAGCTCAtaggtcgccagacacccagaCTAGTTTGGTAGAAATTTCTTTTAGTAGTTCTCAGTTAAATGGTAAAAATCAAATATTAAACTGAAAATTTGTAATGAATGATCCTAAAGCAAATATTGGTTTTTCCAGGAGACCTGCTCCCAGAAGCCTGACGCACAAAACCTCTGGGGAAAGTACCAGGAATGCTCAGACCGCGTCACCTCTCGCTCCAAGACCACAGAGACGTGCGAGGAAGAGCTCATTGACTACCTCCATGTTCTCGACAAGTGCGTCACCAAGGACCTCTTCAAGAGGCTAAAGTAAATGTCTAGAAATAAGTTCTGCCGTCGCAAAACAAATTAGATTTTATTTTCAAGGAATGTTCTGTCAATACCTTGGTGTCTTGCTGGTGCAGAATGTTAGCGTCTTAGTAAATTATTTTAACTTGTTCAATGTGGAAGAATTGACAGTTAATGttgtttatttgtaaataaataatcacagTTAAATATTTTGCGTTTTACTGGCTATTCATATAATGAAAGGCAAtgtaaggcatataaaattttattattacagcaATAATAGTTTGGACGAAAACAATAATTCATTCGATAAAATATAAGAAGCTCTATAAAAATTTTCATCTCATCTTGAAACAAAGCAAGTTTTTCAAGACGAATGGCACTCATTCAATAGCAGAGATAAATAAATCTATTATATCTAATACGCGGCGATTTTTGAGATTCACAGGAGCTGTTATAGCCAAATGTGTAGAATAACAGCTACTCTGAAGCATTAAGACGCCAAATAAATGTATGTTCATGTTCATATATACAGATGTGATGCGAgaatgcataattattttccttcgtatttttacggaaacttacgaacgtgtcttgctatttcagtcagtctcggtacaaaaagtactgacgttgactgaagtagcatgacaaatacgaacgtttccgagaaaatacgatggaaaactattatgcactacatctgttcGTACTGTTCGTAGTTGCAAAGTACAGCCTCTGACAAAACATTCTCTCCTTATCCTAGTAAGTGTTCATAAGAATATTGCAAATGCCAAAAATACAAGTTTTACTTGCACAAAAGGCTAAATTTGGAATGTGTAGACAATTAATCAgtgaccttaaaaatataaacatattttaagaGCATTCAATAATGGACAcaacaatataaataatgtctagaaataaaaaaaatcaattgtGTCAAAATCTTATTGCTAATAAATactaataatgtaaataaaatatgtatcaaAAATTGACTTTGTATACAATAATAATGTTATTAATGGCGCAACATTCGATAAGAGTGGAGAGAAGTGAAACTAAAACATGCATAACTTCTACAAACGAAGTTCCTTACATAGATACTATCAGTATTTTGACTTTCTATACACACTAAAGGGAGCTCCATTTACCTTATATGAAGTCCAAGAGTAGCAATGCTATGACCATTCCAGCATTTAATACATCATGGGTTGCAAACTAGTATGGCTAACAcgactttgacactgacatattcgctaatgtcgcgtaacttactttctatacatctcgatcgcactaatatgccagttcGAACGAGAGGCATAGTAAGTTACACagacgctagcgaatatgtcagtgtcaagctcgtggtaaggctacaaaAGGACGTGCGCCTAATTCCGTAAGTTCATTTTGGAGATTTATTAAGTGGAAGTACTGATTAAATATCTTATTTTTGCCATCCTATCATCATAAAATACAAAGTTACAATTTTGATTCCTATATGAATaataatttgaacttaaaatctAAATGAAAATATAAGCACGCTCTATCAGACTTTGGCATAGTGAAATTATGTTCCATCGAACCGAAACATAATTTGCCAACATTGAGgcactaattttatttttttaatcttttccACACATTTTGACGGTTTAAGAGTATCATTGATAAAAATCCTAAAGATTaaatacaaaagaaaattacGGTATTTCTTGATCATACAATCATTTGATGGAAACTTACATCACATAATGTACAAATGTAGTATCAACGCAATATAAATCTGTTAATATGCACAGCAGAGATCCACTAAATATTGGCAATACTACATTCACactttttttatatcattttgtgacagtgtttaaaaattaattattattttacacaaaacagTATTGCTTTGTTGTTTTTCAGTATTCATACCCCATCCGAACAGTTTTAAAAAGGTAGTCACTGTCTGTAGATAAAGAGGTTAGCAGTTTATATAATATTGACCATACTAAAACATTATTAAGGTGAGATGAAAGGTTTGCTTGAAAATGTAGAGTAATCAGAACTTtgtaattttttatcgaaaactACACGCATTCTTTTCATCAGCCGCCTTTAacatagggtggtattccacctaatgtgtattgcgtctcacattttgctttaataagaGAGTGAGACACACTGACATATAACAAAATTTGCGGTCACATGACGTAGGCGTTCTTACTTCTTATACTTCGCACCATCTAGTAGCATCTTAATACATTGTGGCATTTACATGTGTCTTTTTTTTACGCACGCATAGGTCTCACAAGCGGTACTAAATCGCTTTGAGATCCATCTAATAGGACCTTATCtcgttgtaataaggtttataaAAGGTCTTTTGACTGTGAAGGTAGTGGAAATCCAATCATACGCAATCGATATCGTCGCCAGTGTTGCCAACACAGCGGCACTAACTGGCGCCCACTTGGAGCACTTTGAAGCATATCTCGCACACTCGCTGCGGTTTGTTCATACCGAACTTCAGTATGGGGACGTCTTGGTTCGAACATTTGTTGCACAGCATTCGGCCGCAGTGACGACTGGAATCAAAAATGAGACAATTAaagtacatattatgaaacaatgACAACACAATGCCACTTTTCGCAGGCTTCAGCTATAATTGTGACATTTTAAAATACAGGTCTAGTAGAAATGTGAGTGACAACAGGGGTGCGATAGTCCTcgcttcgggcaaactcggttccgttcggctcagcattgccccaagcaattattagggtaggtacaacttgacgtccctttgcgtgcacgaccacaccACAGATAATGACTTggattttgacaaccctaaatagccgaaagggatagtgccatataatataataataataaccataTAATAgggaaagggacagcatgattcgacccgaaccgctgtcaaacttcggttttgttgGATGTTtcatttctgtacggtagtactattatttattctgtgacggcaCCATCATTTTGACAAGTAATACCAAACGCTCAAAGAATTAAGCATCAACACGCTTACGTTACGCGCTATGTAACGTTGCGCCATTGTTCCCTCGAGCCCGGTTTTCCTAGgctagcggtgccgtcatatagcgacCGTCTCCATattaaataatacggctaaatatggatgttgtagtatttgtatggagacggccgctatatgacggcaccgctatcctaggaaaccagagcataagGGCCGGTACAGAGACCGGTCCCATATTTTGGATAAAGTTGGTAAGTATCCGTGAAGTGTAGTTACCAATGGTGTTTCCTCATGGTGAGCGTGAACTTGGTGCCGCACTCCTGGCACAGGTCGCTCTCGGCCCACGGCGCCTCCGCCGGCAGCGCGTCGAGCAGCCGGTGCAACAGTTGCTTTGTCGCCACCTACGGAATACATTAACGTTATTAAATTTAGATGTGATACGAGTAACACTATTGAATTTTAGTTGAAACACTGGAtatccagccggcctagccaaggttacaatcgctatcgcttcgacaaagAAAAGcattgtctctctatcactcttccatataagtgcgacagtgacagttgcgtttcgatcgctacggagcgtaagcgatcggcatatTGGCTACGCGACCAGATCTCCAGATAAGAAATCTTCTAGACGCGCATCCGCTAAGGCGTAGACGTAGAGGAAGAAGAGCGCATTATACAGCTCCTGCGCGCCAACTTCCCCCGTAAGGCCCGTGGGTAGAGGGCCCACACTGCATGGTCTCACACGTCTGGGGGGAGAGTCAAAGCGTTTCTGACCCTCCCTCCTCAGATGCGGGTACCCCGGCGGAAGTCAGCCAGGGGGGCGTTCTGGTAGAATGTTCGCGAACCCAGGACCCCTCCCCAAACGGCATATTGTGGGAAATGCCGGAAATAGATATCCCTTGGCATGGCAAATTCAAATTAATTAAAAGACAACAAATATATCCCTAGTAGATTTGACTGACCTGATAATTAAATATAGAAACGCCATCCTTATTTTCCTGTGCCAGACAGGCCCCCGCGCGGACCAACACCCTGCACATCGCCGCTTGCCCGTTCATATACGCTAACAGTAGCGGAGTATTGCCCTGAGGGTAAAAagaagaaattaataaaattgaaatgaaCCTTATTCTAATGGGACTAGATCTCAATTTATCATGGCATACCTGCAAATCAGTCCTGTTGATGGGGTAGTCTGGCATCAGCTCGATAAATATTTCGCAGATCGCTGCGGCGTTATCCTTCTTGCACCAGGCCAACTCGTGCAAGGGGTTGCGACCTGCAATAGAACattatcattaaaataaatatacctacatgttGGAGTGGTAGGTAtttctaagcgccacttgcaccatccgactaacccgaggttaacctgttaaaccgttaaccctgtgtcaaattgtactggtaaccatggcaactccaggtttagccGGTTATcctcgggttagtgaatggtgcaagtggacctaatGGTGTTAAAATCGGCTGAAAATTGGGTAGTTTGGAGACGTCGGGCAGTGGAGCTGTCAAACTGTGCCCGGAAGTTAATTTGGCCAGGCGAGTGAACAACTGTCGGCCGGCGACTCCTTCCGCCTCGTTGATACTAGAACTtagtgtcgcgactcacgaaaattgtattgaacaataatttacaactaatattaaaagcagaaggagttgaaaatagagttctggttaatccggttatattagctgaaaattgttgagcattagacttttcggtcgttgTAACATCtatcatctattgtcaagtagcagaactgataattccgctactcgacgctatactacgaaaataattgtatttgttttacaagggggcaaagttgttgtttaaccgctcgtgctaatattgatacctgagcgttgcgagggtttcaaagcacgagggttaaacaaaatttgcccccgagtgaaacacaaaatttgacCAACACATGACCAATTGACCACACCaatccgaagcaaatattaaatgtaaaatatcaaaccaaatcaaatccaagtgaatgttattaaatatttgacaTCCAAaaccatcatttaaaagtcaattcaccaaacataagaaaacaactcaaaatttgcatttgattactttgcgacacatgtgaataaaatgcaactttgctatcaatttttgaagtgcaaagtaagcctttccgagttggtgtggtgaaaaagtagttttggtactaaaactgtagtatggagtgagcactcgtATATATTTTCTCTCACCTTTGAGGTTGACAGCGGCGGCGTCGACGTCGGAGTCGgcgagcagcgcgcgcgcggcggcggcgtgtccCTCGCGCGCGCACACGTGCAGCGCGTTGTCGCCCGCCGCGTCCACCGCGCCGCACTCCGCGCCGCCGCTCAGCAGCGCCGACACGATGTTGGCGTGCCCGGCGCTCGCGGCCACGTGGAGGGCGGTGCGTCTGCGCGAATACAACATTTTTAACAACATTAATTATAAAAGCCATAGGAAACTAAGCTAGCGCCTACCTTGAACCTCAAATCTCGATCTTTGGGTCTATAGTAGGGCACGCGATCGCGTCCGGGTTTCGTGTACCCGTCTCCGGGGCCCCGTTCTCGTGTTACACGAAACCGGATATATGACCCATTTGGAACGGGTAATTAGGGTCCGTGTAATTAAGGTCCGCGTACCCGTGTTACCCGTGTGTCCAGATCCACGGATATTAATTACACAAGGGTCCGGTCTGTTTTCGACGTATAGTGACGATCGAAAGCATTCTTTATAAGACCGACAATTAAAAGTTTATAACGAACAATAACACATTACCAATATAACAAGCAAAACGAAAAAACAGAACAGCAACAACTAGGTCCGGAGCCGAACGCACTACACGGGCACAGACTTTGTCGGGTTCATGTAGCTCGGACGCTTAGCACCGCCGGGGCTAAGAACACGGACGCACGGATTGGCGTGTAGCATGGATATCGGGAGacctacccccttattcataaacgtttcctaaagttgacaagccgataataatcgtttgtccctttccgacgtattggtatgatagaaagggacaaacgattattatcggcttgctaACTTTAgtgaacgtttatgaataagggggctagTCTATACAACGTTGTTTAGTATATCT
Encoded here:
- the LOC134674723 gene encoding cytochrome b-c1 complex subunit 6, mitochondrial-like, whose amino-acid sequence is MAEKIIPVVKADEGEEEELVDPQKELRETCSQKPDAQNLWGKYQECSDRVTSRSKTTETCEEELIDYLHVLDKCVTKDLFKRLK